A section of the Castanea sativa cultivar Marrone di Chiusa Pesio chromosome 12, ASM4071231v1 genome encodes:
- the LOC142619414 gene encoding uncharacterized protein LOC142619414 → MAGVKRRHFGSDICSLHKELDEVSCPICMDHPHNAVLLLCSSHDKGCRSYICDTSYRHSNCLDRFKKLRANTRTLPTSLHVNPYNSSNASGMNLALSTDLNQASENHNLNERNTVISVGLPGAPGEDGPQDQSRHLEMQEGILETVDSESFRERVEVEELDAENSSESKLSLKCPLCRGDILGWEVVEEARNYLNLKKRSCSRESCSFFGSYQELRRHARRVHPTTRPSDIDPSRERAWRNLEHQREYGDIVSAIRSAMPGAVVVGDYVIENGDRQAGERESGAGEVNGPWWTTLFLFQMIGSMDGVGESRARSRAWMRHRRPAGALSERRFLWGENLLGLQDDSDDDDDLRILSDVGEDGSPVPRRRRRLTRSRSNGDQP, encoded by the coding sequence ATGGCTGGTGTAAAACGAAGACATTTTGGTTCAGATATCTGTTCTCTTCACAAAGAGTTAGATGAGGTTTCATGCCCTATCTGCATGGACCATCCACATAATGCTGTTCTCCTCCTGTGCAGCTCACATGACAAGGGTTGCAGATCTTATATTTGTGATACAAGTTACAGGCATTCAAATTGCCTGGACCGCTTTAAAAAATTAAGGGCCAACACTAGGACTTTACCCACTTCTTTACATGTAAATCCATACAATTCTAGTAATGCTTCTGGTATGAACTTGGCTTTGAGTACTGACTTAAATCAGGCTAGTGAAAATCACAATCTAAATGAAAGAAACACTGTAATATCTGTTGGATTGCCTGGAGCACCGGGAGAAGATGGTCCTCAGGATCAAAGTAGACATTTAGAAATGCAAGAAGGCATATTGGAAACAGTTGATTCTGAATCCTTTCGGGAAAGGGTTGAGGTTGAAGAGTTAGATGCGGAGAATTCATCAGAATCAAAATTGAGCTTGAAATGCCCTTTGTGCCGAGGAGACATACTTGGGTGGGAGGTTGTGGAAGAGGCCAGGAATTATCTTAACCTGAAGAAGCGAAGCTGCTCTAGGGAATCATGCTCATTCTTTGGTAGCTACCAGGAATTGCGACGGCATGCAAGAAGGGTTCACCCCACAACTCGACCCTCTGACATAGATCCATCTAGAGAACGAGCGTGGCGAAACCTTGAGCACCAGAGAGAGTATGGAGATATAGTCAGTGCTATTCGTTCAGCTATGCCTGGAGCTGTTGTGGTTGGGGACTATGTTATTGAAAATGGAGATAGACAAGCAGGTGAAAGGGAAAGTGGTGCAGGTGAAGTTAATGGGCCATGGTGGActactttgtttttgtttcagaTGATTGGCTCGATGGATGGTGTTGGGGAATCACGGGCCCGGTCAAGGGCTTGGATGAGACATCGACGGCCAGCAGGAGCTTTATCTGAACGGCGGTTTCTTTGGGGTGAGAATCTGTTGGGTCTACAGGATGATAGTGACGATGACGACGACTTGCGAATATTAAGTGATGTGGGTGAAGATGGATCTCCAGTTCCTAGAAGACGTCGGCGATTGACCCGGTCAAGGTCAAATGGAGATCAACCTTGA